GTGGTtcagcagaattgttttcaaaCACAAACTTAACATAGACCATATgttttttcacccccccccccaaaaaaaacccaacaacaacaaaagaccaCGGAATATCACcaataagttttaaaaaaaaatccacaaataggtaAATCCGCGAGTGCCAAACTGGAAGTATGTAGGGGTGCAGTAAATCTTTTTTCCTGAATGTTGGTTCGACACCACTGCAAATTGCAACTTCAATAATAGACAAATTGTTAGACGAATACTTCCTCAAAACTGAGCTTTATCATCTTTGTAAATATGGATTTTTTCGTTCTTCTTGCTGTATGGACTaattgtacctaatgaagtgtatAAATGAAATCTACTTTTGTCTCGCTCTTGCCTTGGCAGTAAACCGTTCAAGCTGTCCACCTCCTCCAACAAGCCGCTCCCATTCATCAAGGTCATCGAGATCAAGTCTTGAGTCTCGGGAGAAGCACCAAAGCGTTTTTTTGTATGTGGACTGAAACTCTGATAGACCACCTCGTGTTCACACCGGAATATCCGAGCTGAGCTTTTACTATGATTTGCGCTCTTGAAGGATGCGCTGCACTCTTTATCCCGTACAgtacttttaaatgtttaatgtaCGCAAAGGGCAACAGGCTTTAATGTAGATGGTAAGACTGTTTACAAACAGTAATGTAGCATCAATCTTATCTGCATCTTCCATGTCACCAATCACTTTTGAGTGTGTAGCATGAAACTTGACTATAGAGGCTATTTAAGTTTTGCATATGTAAAATAACCGCATAGTTTGAAGTAAGCACTTAATGAAACTGCAGGAATTGAAGCTGCTTCATAAAAGTCATTTGTTTCCccttttcatcatttcagtttgTTGTCATGATGTAAATGTGTTCTCTTGAATGTCCTTTCAAGTTTAAATTTTCTCAAAGCTTTCtactttatatttatttatattattaaacCGTTTTGACTAATTACAAGTCTTGCTGTATGTTCTTTAAACtagttcccaggtgtctgaATGTTTGTGGCTTGCTTCAGTCAAAATAACAAGgataaacaatattttgcaacacattaaaaagcacatttcacATTACACAAACTGTACCAGGAATGGCATCATAAAAGATGTATTTCAAAGCTAAACTACAAGTGTTGCCCTCCAGTGTGGGCCAAACGATCAACCTGCacgtctacaaagagatcctgtggcgtttgcttcattcagtgcGCGAGAAGAGACGAGAGTTGCGACAGAAGGACAACTTGGAGCTGCTTCACTGTGACAACGCGCCTGctctgagcatctgacagttcctggccgagaaggTCGCCATGCTGGCTCCAGCAACCTCCCTTTCTCACCTGACTCGGCTCAGTGTGATATTCTTTCCTCTTTTCCAAGCTCAAGGAGGTCTTCAAGGGTCACCTTGAATATTACAAGGAGTACACGACATAACATGACATGTCTGGGAAAGTGTTTTGGACTCCAAGGGGGATTACTTCAAAGGGGAAAGTTGTAGTTTGtacttgaaatatattttttgtgacattagtCCTGAAACCTTCCTGGCACACCTTgtctcatttgaaatgttttatcagGAAGAGCGCGCCCTCTGCTGGACTTTCTACACACTACAAGCAAGTAGCGATGAAAAAAATTCTACTGTGCTAACACATTGAAGTCACAGTTTTATTaagcaaattattatttttttatcatttagaTATTACAGTAGATTTTTGGGATGAAACCCAGTCACAGTTGTCTGAAAATCATGTTACATTCAGAATTAATTAATGCACTGGAATCAAATATAATTGCACTGAAAGAATTCATGTAATGAGCATATCATCAAACTCAATGTATGGCTTCTGTAAATCATCATTTAAGGCTTAAAAATGcagaaaagtaaacataaaTACGAGCGTTTCACTAAATGTAAAGTAACACTTGTAGCTACCATGCTATCATGAAACTTTACAGAGGCTTTTGTGCAATAAATACTGATTGTCCTATCTGGCCCGTGTAGCGTCATGGCTCTTATTTTGGTCAAGTCAATGCCATTAATACATAATGCAGACCTGATCCCTGCAATAAGAAGGCAAAAGCTGCAAGTGTgaggtaaaatactgtataggGAAGAGTATTAGAGGCACaccgaaaagaaaaaaaaactctacaaCATTAAAGATTTAAACTTGCGAGAATAAAGgtgtatattttgttgttgtgtactTTCAAGATAGTCAtatattttccagaaaaaaagttgtgtaatttcaagattaaagtcataataagagagagagagagagaaaaaagctgCAAACACCAAAAAAGCCCAAATGAgtgtttcattatttttcaaCCTAGAATTAAGTATTACTTTAGCCAGATCCTTAGCCAGGCAACAAACTGCTCCTTTTATATCATTCCTTCACTTGCCCTCgtaaaaatgactttattgctttcataaaaaaatatacgtaCAACTTTCTATtgcaaaataaagttttttttccttgacaattcacaCTATATACGACGTTATCCTTGTAAAATTACACATTTCTATCTAGAAAATAGACAACTTTATACTTTTATACTAAATTACAACGACCTCAACAATAAAGACTATTCTCATGAGAGTACAACTTTAATCTCATagtgtattctttttttcagggTGGGCCTAATACTCTTTCATAATAATATGATATGTTAAAAGGACAGTGAGCACCATGCATAAATGTGACTGCGCTGGGTGCGGGCAGCACGGCGGAGTATTGGTTAGCTTGTCTGGGTTccttccgggtactccggcctcttcccacattgcaaaaacatgcacgttaggttcattgaagatgcaaaatttttttttctacagtatatatgtgccatgcgacaaccagtccagggtgaaccccgcgtcttgctcaaagtcagatgggttaggctccggctcacccgCGACAATAATGCGGACAAGTCCTttagaacagtggttctcaaactggggtccggGGACCCCTAGGGTTCAGTGAGCCATAGCTTGGGGatctgcaaaatattttccaataaATTAGTATGTcgtatcatttttaaaaagtgcatatcTAAATATGCgcgtcaaataaaacaaactaaaccAATTACTCCCCCcaccttagctttgggccaattcaAAGcgctgatatgattgtgatttATCATCACATCAATCTTACACCCCCTCATAAATAaagtcagttttctttttttataaaacaaaaggtGACTTAGTACAGGAATAAAGTTCTAATTTTATAGAAGAAAATATCGTCGTTTTTTTTTAGAGAGAATAACAGAGTCTTCTCCAGAATAGAAGACGCGATATTATAAAAAGGCCTTGTTATAATGACTTTCTTCCCTTGCTAAATCTTGAGTTTAATAACATAATATTACGACTTCATATCGGGAAAaactactttattcttgtaagattattaCTTTATATCCCAATGAAATatgtctttgttcttgtaaagattacaactttttttgaaagaatattataataataatattttattctcacattacaactttttgtctctaaaaaatattaatttgttaTCATaacatgacttttttcttgaaaaatcgGCAGCTTTTTAGGCAATTTACTGCTGCACTCAcacgtttacatacactatgtgaaaacacttttttgatCCTCACTGAAATTAGACTCAGTTAGGATTGCTAAGATTATTTGgttttgctaaatgccagaaaaaTGAGAGAAGAGTTTTttccattactttcttcaaagtcagaagtttacatactgtagattTCATTAGTATTTTGTACCATTTCCTTTCAACTATGACTTGGCTCAaacgttttggatatccttctccaagcttctcacaatagttggcaggaattttggcccattcctcctgacagaactggtgtaactgacCCATGTTGTAGGCCGTCTTGCTCGCACATGCATTTTCAGAGCTTtgcgatggccactccaaaacattgactttgttatccttaagccactttTTAACCAGCTTGGCAGTTTGATTGCATCCAAGCTTGAACTTCCTAGCTCATTTCTTGAgctgttgcttcagtatttccacataatgttctttctAATGACACCATCTATTTagtgaagtgcaccagtcctTCCTGAagcaaaacaaccccacaacacGATGCTGCCACCTCCATATTTCAAAGCGtctctctttttcctccaaatgtaacaatgctcattatggccaaacagtttggtcagaccacaggacatgtctccaaaaatgaAGGAATtttgtccctgtgtgcatttgcaaactgtaatctatcttttattgtttcttttggagtaatggcttcttcctggcagtCCATTGGTTgcttcactgtggataatgagACACTTttaccagcttcagccagcatcttcacaaggtctttttcttttgttcttgggtCAATATGTACATTTGGGAACAAAGCATGTTCATCTCAGGGACACACAATCCATCTTCCGAAGAcattacatcatcatcatcatcatcatcattaaggTTTTCCCAAAGGGTTTaaatcttactgtatgtaaacgtCTGACTTCGAAGAAAGTAAGGAAAAACTGTCTAAAGAAATCTCCCATTATTCtgacatttagcaaatagaattTTGCTCATCCTAATCGACCTAAAACCGggaaagtttagtctgatttcatttcagacagtgaggggaaaaaaaagtatacgcgtcttttttttttacatggtgtatgtaaacatctggtttcaattgTACGTTTAATTGGCCTTAGGACTCCACCCTGTAAGGGGTCGCTAGACCCAAAAAGCTTGAGAACCTTTACTAtacaaaatggatagatggatacaCTGAATGATGTAACCAATAAAACCTTCCCTTCCCCTCCCTCCTCTCATCTCACAATGTACTGTCCAGTGTGTTGTACTTGTCTTTAAAGTTCTTGAGCTCCAGCAGATTCCTGGTCCGCTTGATGCGTTGCTGCGCCGCCGACGTGAGGTGGGCCCGCGACGATGGGGAGGCGCCAACGGGCTCGACGGTGGCGGTCAAGTCTTTAGCGGCGGTCTGGTGGTGCTGGCTCGCCGTGCTGCTATTACTACTGCTTCTGCTCTGGCTCTTGACGCTGAAACCACAAGAGGGAGAAAGAGATCACTCTGGGCTCATAATTAAAATTCCACGCTGGGATTAGCGGCAGTGTTTACTCACACAGAGGCCAGTTCAGTTAGAGCCTCCTGGTATTTACACAGTTCTGCTTCACCAAAAGCCTGAAGACATTGTTAATGGGGTGTATTAAAACCAATAATAGCATGTTGAATAAATGAACAACAAGCTGGCATGAGtacaaaaaaggtttttttaaaagtagatTGAGATGTTCAAATGTATTACCTGTCGGCCCCCTTCAGACACTTTAGGAGAGAGACAAAAAGGCTGACCTTGTCCCCGTGGCGTGCTTTGTTGTAGCCGTCCAGCACCGTGTCAATCAGACCCTTCTGGCCGTCCCGGAAGAGGCAGTGGGAATTCTTTAGCTGCAGAAGCCAACTTCGGAATCGTTTTCCCGTCACGGCGCTGCAGGATCCGCCCAGTTCACAAAAAGGGAAATCTGCACACAATAAAGTTTGCTCATCCATGAAAACAACTTTGAATAGCGGTGTGCGCTCTCATAGGTGTCATCCCACAATTAATCCAAACCCAAATAGATGCCTGGCACTTACTTGCTCATCTGTCCCTTTTATTAGGACCGGCTGAAGAAGGGCCTTTGTTCACACAGCCGTTGCGGCTTGTCGCATGCAAATAATTAGATGCGTGAAATAAGCACGACAGGTGCAACGCAAAGGCGTGTGAGCAGGGAGTCTCGGGTGCTAAAGTTCACACAACAGCAAGTTCCCAGCTCGACTTCAACCCCCccttacacacacagacagcgaACCAGTCAGTGTGAAAGGGGGCTTATGACTGACATTACCGTTGCGGTGGGCAGCATTTCCACAACACAAACTGACTGTCAAGCTGACGTTTAACGGTGCAGCATCACAAGCAAACATTTTGAACCACAAAccttttttgggttgtttcttactaaaaaaaaattaggaatgtacaaaattataaaatattatatattttaataaatataccGCTAATgtcaatatattattattttaaaaagggggatacTGCAACAATCAGTTGATGAATGACTTATTTTGTGAAATTGTTGATATAATTTcatcttgaagcaattgaggcaaaacaGAGTGcactagtttgctgtctaaagaagtgaACATAACAACATTCAGCCATGGGAAGCTGAGTGACATCCTCCCAGTCACAGaaacagaagttcagaacattcagtgAGATTCCCCCcaggttaaaaataatatttcaaaatgtctcCTTGGTCGATGAAGGAAATGGGGTCAAATGCCCATCCTTAacttaaaatgcatttgtacaaaaaagGTTTCCCCGTAATAAACATCTTCCCCTAATATATGCATAGAACTAGTGTATTTCGTGTAACGATACAATCATCAAGCTGACCTGTGTCTCGGATGGCGTCCAGCGCTCTCATCCTGTACTGGTAGTCACAGCCACctacaacacacgcacacaatttaATGCCTGTATCCGATCATTTTACTGTCTACTTTCATGTATATTTCAAGTGAGACATTCCCAAcatggctgtgtttacattcacGGAAGACAATGAAACAATTCACATGTGCAGACGTCCGATGTACACTATTTCGATAATTCCCCGAGAATCAACGTCAGGCAAAGACAACACGTAAGTAAACAATGACACCGTGCATAAATACACATATTAAAGGTTACACAGCACTTAGTTAGCCTGGCCTTCCTCTTACCTCCGTTGATTTAAATGGAGGTAACCTCCACAATACTCCACTGGTCACAGTTGACAATTATTACCTCTAATGTATATACAGACCATATTTAATTGTCTATGCCAGGGGTGTGCAACTCACTTTTGTCACGGGCAACATTGTCGGTACGGTTTCTCCTCAGAGGACCGTTAAGACTGTGAAACTACGTAgatgtttcatcgcctcatcatagtattacatatacactaggggtgtaacgattcacTCATGATATCAATGTATCGATTTATAGTCCCACAATACAATTGGATCGATCCGTCCTTGGCTAGTTAGCCTTCCGAACGaatctacagtatatcatttattattgtaagccactgtaaaattatgcagtttgaacattaccactgtacttaaatatgtgaaaataaaaaacaacttaGATGACTCAATTAAAATCTATTGCACAGAAAAGTTCAATAAACATTGTACCTAAAGAAATatctttaaaacatttataaaaacgttacatacaactgtattttaaaaaagttcttaaaatgtttaagacactgtaacatgatgcacagtttgaaccttTAATTGAGAGATTCTTGCATGCCACTACGGTGAGCccacgtaccacactttgagaaccactgctgtagAGTGTTTCACTCATGACAGATGGTAACTTGGACATCACGATTTTCTCAGAGCTACGTAACCACAACGTCACACATTGTGACTAGTGAGTGGGtagtaataaatataattagaaTAGTTGAGCATTACGTGCTTGTGTTCAATTACAATaagatttgtattatttctatgGTGAATAACAATATCCGAAGTAGCAGGAAAACCTATTTTTAATCCAACCTGAAGCGATGTTAGTTGCACTTGATTCAAA
The genomic region above belongs to Phyllopteryx taeniolatus isolate TA_2022b chromosome 6, UOR_Ptae_1.2, whole genome shotgun sequence and contains:
- the LOC133479996 gene encoding protein C1orf43 homolog isoform X2; the encoded protein is MGRDSPLSSVNVVLVMAFGSLVFVLLFIFVKRQIMRLAMKSRRGPHVPIGHNAPKELRQEIDAKLCLVQKIHFEPRLMTSEDERLKSGGCDYQYRMRALDAIRDTDFPFCELGGSCSAVTGKRFRSWLLQLKNSHCLFRDGQKGLIDTVLDGYNKARHGDKAFGEAELCKYQEALTELASVVKSQSRSSSNSSTASQHHQTAAKDLTATVEPVGASPSSRAHLTSAAQQRIKRTRNLLELKNFKDKSPSYGSLNPRGPRTPV
- the LOC133479996 gene encoding protein C1orf43 homolog isoform X3, with the translated sequence MGRDSPLSSVNVVLVMAFGSLVFVLLFIFVKRQIMRLAMKSRRGPHVPIGHNAPKELRQEIDAKLCLVQKIHFEPRLMTSEDERLKSGGCDYQYRMRALDAIRDTDFPFCELGGSCSAVTGKRFRSWLLQLKNSHCLFRDGQKGLIDTVLDGYNKARHGDKAFGEAELCKYQEALTELASVVKSQSRSSSNSSTASQHHQTAAKDLTATVEPVGASPSSRAHLTSAAQQRIKRTRNLLELKNFKDKYNTLDSTL
- the LOC133479996 gene encoding protein C1orf43 homolog isoform X1; the encoded protein is MGRDSPLSSVNVVLVMAFGSLVFVLLFIFVKRQIMRLAMKSRRGPHVPIGHNAPKELRQEIDAKLCLVQKIHFEPRLMTSEDERLKSGGCDYQYRMRALDAIRDTDFPFCELGGSCSAVTGKRFRSWLLQLKNSHCLFRDGQKGLIDTVLDGYNKARHGDKAFGEAELCKYQEALTELASVVKSQSRSSSNSSTASQHHQTAAKDLTATVEPVGASPSSRAHLTSAAQQRIKRTRNLLELKNFKDKYNTLDSTLSPSYGSLNPRGPRTPV